taaatgttgaaaaaatttccaatgtttttttccataaaaaaaaacaaacattggaacacttttcaacatgtaaagttttacatatcaatttttttgaagtgaattttcaagtaaaattgtACTTgccgaaacaaacagagcctaaattgaaaatagatatttatcaaaaaacaattgaaaataggtaaatatgtcaaaattCAATAGACGATTGAGATTAATTTAAAGGAGAGGGATTCTTACAAGGAAAGTATAAAAAGGAATCTATACACCATAACCAATGAAGGATAATATGAGACCCACATGATCAGAAATGAGGAGACAAATGCTAGGTCCAGtatttattatgtgagaatgattaaaaaagaaatggaaaagagtTCTTTGATGGGGAGGCATGGTCCTAAAGCGTGTGTAGTGGCCAACCGCCAAAGAGAGTACGCACAAAAGAATCATGAGAATTTCGCTTTTTATAGGGGTGGAGGCAGTAATTTCATCCCCTCTGTGTATGAGCTTAGGGGATATACTTaggggatgtaaatggattggatttGGATTGGATTCGGATTTGATATTGATCGGATGTGATCagagccggatattccctggccgaaaaCGGATACCTCTAAAAGGATTCGGATGTGGTTcagattcggatttttgaccattcGTTGATAACTCTATCTTGTGTAACCCGGAACTTCCTCCCCCTAACGTATACAAGTCACTCTCAAttcatatctcttagatcatgattttcttttcatcatGTTCTAGAATTTGTTGAATCtttaaaaaccctcaaaatcattatttatttaattttttattattaagtattcaaattgtttttttggatgaattttaatcggagtattcagATTATTTTctagatatctctaaacgaatatggatgtccctaaatggatacggatgcaGATTCAAATTCGGATTTCCGTTatctatttacatccctagatatACTCCTTTCCCAACACCACAAAAGAAATCTATACTAGGCTAGTGTAGCAATCATTTTTTCTTAatataatttcaattttataatataaaaaacgTGACAAAAAACTTGAGAAAGAAATGGGAACACGTAATTCATGCCACCACCAAAATAATTATACCAAtttaaaattactaaaataccaCTTACCCTAACTCTGACTCAAATCTTTTAATCGCTGACCCGGTTTAGAGTTTGGACTTCCCGATGAAAAGAAATCACTGTGATGTGTAATTATTAATGTCCTTCACACAACCACACGTGGTCGTAAAGAATAAGGGTACAGCTGGCAAGTGCATTTAAAGGAGGACGACTAGGCCTCCGGTATTGAAGTGTCAGTGTAGAACGCTGACATGGACGTCTGAAACCGCCAATCATTGAAGGAGAGAGCTCGGCTACGttacaaacaaataaaaagaagggaaaatcccTCTCTTCACAGTTCTTCTCCACTTCTTTCACTCCCATACGGTATATACATTAACGAATGACGGAGAGATCCTTTAGAGATGTCTTTCATCTCCgatatcttcttctccttcttcttcttcattcacaGAGGGAAGGTGGTGGAGGAAGGTGAGTGGGAgaaggagagatagagaggaatCTGTCGGaagttctttgttttcttcgtcTCTGCATCTGCAGGATTCCATCAAAGTTCCGATTTTTAATGATCTCACCGAAAGAAACGGAGAGTTTGAAAGAATAATCAAGACTCAAGAACGGTAATTTCTACTTAATAGGCTTCCTTTTAGGAATTTTTAAATCTAGTTATGATAGAATTTATCAGTTGAATGGTATATTCACAatttgtattctttttatttcaattttgaatgtAGATTTcttatttctagggttccaGCAATGTCTACTACGATTCTCGGTGATTCAATGGCGAAGTCTGCTCCGGAATCTCAATCAACAACTATTAAGATCAGTAGCGCACAGGTGGAAGTCGAATTCGTCAAATGCGAATGCTGTGGATTGACAGAGGAATGCACGCTCGATTACATATCTAGAGTTCGTGAAAGGTATCAAGGACGATGGATCTGTGGTCTGTGTGCCGAAGCTGTGAAAGACGAGATTTTCAGATCGGATAGGCTCATCAACGCTGAAGAAGCTTTGAATCGACACATGAATTTCTGCAAGAAGTTCAGATATTCGAATCCTCCGACTAATCCC
The nucleotide sequence above comes from Telopea speciosissima isolate NSW1024214 ecotype Mountain lineage chromosome 3, Tspe_v1, whole genome shotgun sequence. Encoded proteins:
- the LOC122655037 gene encoding uncharacterized protein LOC122655037 gives rise to the protein MATAEAYFEVGSGSCRRRFSDSIKVPIFNDLTERNGEFERIIKTQERFLISRVPAMSTTILGDSMAKSAPESQSTTIKISSAQVEVEFVKCECCGLTEECTLDYISRVRERYQGRWICGLCAEAVKDEIFRSDRLINAEEALNRHMNFCKKFRYSNPPTNPTEHLISAMKQIFRKSLDSPRAVK